In Bradyrhizobium erythrophlei, a single genomic region encodes these proteins:
- a CDS encoding M81 family metallopeptidase produces MPRIAVGGFLHETNTFAPTKAAYADFVHGGGWPAMTTGADVLKVMRNINVGLAGFIGDAQNHGWELVPTIFAAASPCAHVTKDAYERIARVIVDGIASAGPFDAVYLDLHGAMVSEHFDDGEGEILRRVREVIGDQLPLVVSLDLHANVTPQMVHHADALIAYRTYPHVDMADTGRAAARHLALLLREKARFEKAFRQLPFLIPISWQCTTDFPTKGIYEKLAAMESATVPTLSFCPGFPAADFAGCGPSVFAYGKTKTDAQAAVDRLAAIIESHERDFDGRIYTPDEGVELAMQLSKTARKPVIIADTQDNPGAGGDSDTTGMLRALVRNKATRAAIGAIYDPASAKAAHQAGVGAPVKLSLGGKSGIRGDAPFEETFTVETLSNGKFVAPGPYFGGRDMDMGPSACLRIDGIRVVVSSHKAQLADQSMFRYVGIEPTEQAILVNKSSVHFRADFEPIAEKLLICAAPGAMPADPASLPWTNLRPGVRLKPNGPAFVAPLSSKAHFTAIG; encoded by the coding sequence ATGCCTCGTATCGCCGTCGGCGGCTTTCTGCACGAGACCAACACCTTCGCGCCGACGAAGGCGGCCTACGCTGACTTCGTCCATGGCGGAGGCTGGCCCGCGATGACAACGGGGGCCGACGTCCTCAAGGTCATGCGCAACATCAATGTGGGCCTGGCCGGCTTTATCGGCGATGCGCAAAATCACGGTTGGGAATTGGTGCCGACGATCTTCGCCGCTGCGAGCCCCTGCGCCCATGTGACGAAAGACGCCTATGAGCGGATCGCCAGGGTCATCGTCGATGGCATCGCCAGCGCCGGCCCGTTCGACGCGGTGTATCTCGACCTGCACGGCGCGATGGTGAGCGAACATTTCGACGACGGCGAAGGCGAAATCCTGCGCCGTGTCCGCGAAGTGATCGGCGACCAGCTGCCGCTGGTCGTGAGCCTCGATCTGCACGCCAATGTCACGCCCCAGATGGTGCACCATGCCGACGCGCTGATCGCCTATCGCACGTACCCGCATGTCGACATGGCCGATACCGGCCGCGCCGCCGCGCGCCATCTCGCGTTGCTGTTGCGCGAGAAGGCGCGCTTCGAAAAGGCATTCCGGCAATTGCCGTTTCTGATTCCGATCAGCTGGCAATGCACCACGGACTTTCCGACCAAAGGGATCTACGAAAAGCTCGCCGCGATGGAGAGCGCTACTGTTCCGACACTGTCCTTCTGCCCAGGGTTTCCCGCCGCCGATTTCGCCGGTTGCGGACCGAGCGTGTTCGCTTACGGCAAGACAAAGACGGACGCGCAAGCCGCGGTCGATCGGTTGGCGGCCATCATCGAAAGCCACGAGCGCGATTTCGACGGCCGTATCTATACGCCTGACGAAGGCGTGGAGCTCGCGATGCAACTTTCGAAGACGGCGCGAAAGCCCGTCATCATCGCCGACACCCAGGACAATCCCGGCGCCGGCGGCGATTCCGACACAACCGGCATGTTGCGGGCGCTGGTCCGCAACAAGGCCACGCGCGCGGCAATCGGCGCAATCTATGACCCCGCCTCCGCCAAGGCCGCGCATCAGGCGGGCGTCGGTGCTCCGGTCAAACTGTCGCTCGGCGGCAAGTCCGGTATTCGCGGCGATGCGCCGTTCGAAGAAACGTTTACCGTCGAAACCCTGTCGAACGGAAAATTCGTGGCGCCCGGTCCTTACTTCGGTGGCCGCGACATGGACATGGGGCCGTCGGCTTGCCTGCGCATCGACGGCATTCGTGTCGTCGTGAGTTCGCACAAAGCCCAGCTGGCGGATCAGTCGATGTTTCGCTATGTCGGGATCGAACCGACCGAACAGGCGATCCTTGTGAACAAGAGCTCCGTGCACTTCCGCGCCGACTTCGAGCCGATCGCCGAAAAACTCTTGATCTGCGCTGCGCCCGGCGCCATGCCGGCGGACCCCGCCTCCCTGCCCTGGACGAACTTGCGTCCAGGCGTCCGCCTCAAACCAAACGGCCCGGCATTCGTAGCGCCGCTTTCTTCAAAAGCTCACTTCACCGCCATCGGATAA
- a CDS encoding DNA-3-methyladenine glycosylase I, whose product MAKAATKTGLIPFKAIRAQAEKRKGGAAALEKLLPAKPNMKALAKMADDRLLAEMTQRVFSAGFAWSVIDNKWPDFEKAFLGFKPAKLVFQPDDFWDALLSDARIVRNGAKITSVRENAAFVQEIAKDHGGFGQFLANWPSSDQVGLLDLLAKRGSRLGGNTGQMFLRFVGWDGFVTSQDVVACLRDAGLDIAQEVKSKGDLARVQVQFNAWAAETGLPYVHLSRICAMSIGENRTEQY is encoded by the coding sequence ATGGCGAAGGCGGCGACCAAGACTGGCCTCATCCCGTTCAAAGCCATTCGCGCGCAGGCGGAAAAGCGCAAGGGCGGCGCGGCGGCGCTTGAAAAACTGTTGCCGGCAAAGCCCAACATGAAGGCGTTGGCCAAAATGGCCGATGACCGGCTTCTGGCGGAGATGACCCAGCGGGTGTTTTCGGCGGGCTTTGCCTGGAGTGTGATCGATAATAAATGGCCGGACTTCGAGAAGGCGTTCCTTGGCTTCAAGCCCGCCAAGCTGGTGTTTCAGCCGGACGATTTCTGGGACGCGCTGTTGTCCGATGCACGTATCGTCCGTAACGGCGCCAAGATCACATCGGTGCGCGAGAACGCCGCCTTTGTGCAGGAGATTGCCAAAGACCACGGCGGCTTCGGCCAGTTCCTCGCGAACTGGCCCTCCTCCGACCAGGTCGGCCTGCTCGATCTGCTGGCCAAACGCGGCAGCCGCCTCGGCGGCAACACAGGCCAGATGTTCTTGCGCTTTGTCGGCTGGGACGGCTTTGTAACCTCCCAGGACGTGGTGGCCTGCCTGCGCGACGCCGGACTCGATATCGCCCAGGAAGTAAAGTCCAAGGGCGATCTCGCCAGGGTGCAGGTGCAGTTCAATGCCTGGGCGGCAGAAACCGGCCTGCCTTATGTACACCTGTCGCGGATTTGCGCCATGTCGATCGGCGAGAACCGGACCGAACAATATTAG
- a CDS encoding M20/M25/M40 family metallo-hydrolase, whose amino-acid sequence MNPTNLPFDSEAMLAGLRTWVECESPTWDAAAVERMLDLAAREMAIMGASIERGAGRQGFGGCVRAKFPHPKQGEPGILIAGHLDTVHPIGTIDQLKWRREGNKCYGPGIFDMKGGNYLTLEAIRQLARAGIATQLPVTVLFTPDEEVGTPSTRELIEAEAKRNKYVLVPEPGRPNNGVVTGRYAIARFNLEATGRPSHAGATLASGRSAIREMARQILIIDGMTSEDCTFSVGIVRGGQWVNCVATTCTGEALSMAKRQADLDRGVERMLALSGTSNDVTFKVTRGVTRPVWEADAGTLALYEKARGVAASMGLELPHVSAGGGSDGNFTGAMGIPTLDGLGVRGADAHTLNEHIEVDSLAERGRLMAGLLATLT is encoded by the coding sequence ATGAATCCCACCAACCTTCCCTTCGATTCGGAAGCGATGCTTGCCGGCCTGCGGACCTGGGTCGAATGCGAAAGCCCGACCTGGGACGCGGCCGCCGTCGAGCGCATGCTCGATCTCGCGGCGCGCGAAATGGCGATCATGGGCGCGTCGATAGAGCGGGGCGCCGGACGGCAGGGATTTGGCGGCTGCGTGCGGGCGAAATTCCCGCATCCGAAGCAAGGTGAGCCCGGCATCCTGATCGCCGGCCATCTCGACACGGTCCATCCGATCGGCACGATCGACCAGCTGAAATGGCGGCGCGAGGGCAATAAATGCTACGGGCCGGGCATCTTCGACATGAAGGGCGGCAATTACCTGACGCTGGAAGCAATAAGGCAACTGGCGCGCGCAGGCATCGCGACACAGCTCCCAGTCACGGTGCTGTTCACGCCGGACGAGGAAGTCGGCACCCCCTCGACGCGCGAACTCATCGAGGCCGAAGCGAAGCGTAATAAATATGTGCTGGTGCCCGAGCCCGGCCGGCCGAACAATGGCGTCGTCACCGGGCGTTATGCCATTGCGCGGTTCAACCTGGAAGCCACGGGACGCCCGAGCCACGCCGGCGCAACACTCGCCTCCGGCCGTTCGGCCATTCGCGAAATGGCGCGGCAGATCCTGATCATCGACGGCATGACGAGCGAGGATTGCACTTTTTCCGTCGGTATCGTGCGCGGCGGCCAGTGGGTCAATTGCGTCGCCACCACCTGTACCGGCGAAGCGCTGAGCATGGCCAAGCGCCAGGCCGATCTCGACCGTGGCGTCGAGCGCATGCTGGCGCTCTCCGGCACCTCCAACGACGTGACGTTCAAGGTGACACGCGGTGTGACCCGCCCGGTATGGGAGGCGGATGCCGGCACGCTTGCGCTTTACGAAAAGGCGCGCGGCGTTGCGGCTTCGATGGGGCTCGAGCTTCCGCACGTCAGCGCCGGCGGCGGCTCCGACGGCAATTTCACCGGCGCGATGGGAATTCCGACGCTCGACGGATTGGGCGTCCGCGGCGCCGATGCGCACACGCTCAACGAGCACATTGAAGTCGACAGCCTCGCCGAACGCGGCCGCCTGATGGCGGGCCTTTTGGCCACCTTGACATAA
- a CDS encoding phospholipase C, producing the protein MKNLKLKSALLSSAAAIAVAATFATSGSIAGNLANELSAVENLVNDVTSNAKKAGGTNPNSLKTKTPIKHLVIVFDENRSFDHYFGTYPNAINPEGEPVFEPARNTPRDTNNLLSSPALLDSNPNLNATNGAGAVNPFRLDRTQADSADQSHNYTKEQLAFDGGKNDLFPLDVGKGSAGGAGAFGTTGQVMGYFDGNTVTALWNYAQNFAMSDNAYTDTYGPSTPGLLNMWAGQTNGAVFTAPAGAKFFDGTAVPPVGSAAFTTAILAEGDAVPSPDGSLTLIQDIDPTFDVCSGPATNLTVGMTSKNVGDLLNAANIPWGSFVGGFNLQTINANGSTGCKFGNPGQTGGRSNISSVTGRTVSDYVQHHIWFQYFQSTANPNHLRPTSPKAIGHTVVPGTNKVDPANHAYDLEDFFAAVGSGNFPAVSFIKQSAFQDGHPGNSNALDEQAGLVNLINFLQEQPDWESTAVIFTYDDSDGQYDHVAPAIKSASFSAADAANGTGNCGVPGTAEPTGLSGQQVAGRCGPGFRIPFLVISPFAQKNHVSHTQITQASVTQFIEDNWLNGERLGGGSFDATTGSIMDMFDFTQKKSVKLILDPTSGTVDSKSKVNN; encoded by the coding sequence ATGAAAAATCTGAAGCTAAAGTCCGCTCTGTTGTCTTCCGCCGCGGCAATTGCCGTCGCCGCTACCTTTGCGACGTCAGGTTCGATCGCCGGCAATCTCGCGAACGAACTCTCTGCTGTTGAAAACCTGGTCAACGACGTCACCTCCAACGCCAAGAAGGCGGGGGGCACCAATCCGAACTCACTGAAGACCAAGACGCCGATCAAGCATCTGGTCATCGTCTTCGACGAAAACCGTTCATTCGATCATTATTTCGGCACGTATCCGAACGCGATCAACCCGGAAGGTGAGCCCGTTTTCGAGCCCGCCAGGAATACGCCGCGCGACACTAACAACCTGCTGTCGAGCCCGGCGCTGCTCGACAGCAATCCGAACCTGAACGCCACCAACGGCGCGGGCGCTGTCAATCCGTTCCGGCTTGATCGCACACAGGCGGACTCGGCCGACCAGAGCCACAACTACACCAAAGAGCAACTGGCGTTTGACGGCGGCAAGAACGATCTCTTCCCGCTCGACGTGGGCAAGGGGTCCGCTGGCGGCGCTGGCGCGTTCGGCACCACCGGCCAGGTGATGGGCTATTTCGACGGCAACACCGTCACGGCTCTCTGGAACTACGCCCAGAACTTCGCGATGAGCGACAACGCCTATACCGACACCTACGGTCCGTCGACCCCCGGTTTGCTCAACATGTGGGCCGGCCAGACCAATGGCGCGGTTTTCACGGCCCCGGCCGGTGCGAAATTCTTTGATGGCACGGCCGTTCCTCCCGTGGGGTCGGCGGCTTTCACCACCGCCATTTTGGCTGAAGGCGATGCGGTCCCGAGCCCCGATGGCAGCCTGACGTTGATCCAGGACATCGATCCGACCTTCGACGTCTGCTCTGGACCCGCCACCAACCTGACCGTGGGGATGACCAGCAAGAACGTTGGCGATCTGCTCAACGCCGCTAACATTCCGTGGGGTTCGTTCGTCGGTGGTTTCAACCTGCAAACCATCAACGCAAACGGCAGCACAGGCTGCAAGTTCGGTAATCCCGGCCAGACCGGCGGTCGCAGCAACATCAGCTCCGTTACTGGCAGGACGGTTTCTGACTACGTTCAGCACCACATCTGGTTCCAGTACTTCCAGTCGACGGCCAACCCGAACCACCTCCGTCCGACCTCGCCCAAGGCGATCGGCCACACCGTGGTCCCGGGTACCAACAAGGTCGACCCGGCCAACCACGCCTACGACCTCGAAGACTTCTTTGCGGCCGTCGGCTCGGGCAATTTCCCGGCCGTATCCTTCATCAAGCAGTCGGCGTTCCAGGACGGTCACCCTGGCAACTCCAATGCGCTCGATGAACAGGCGGGATTGGTCAATCTGATCAATTTCCTGCAAGAGCAGCCGGACTGGGAATCGACCGCTGTCATTTTCACCTACGATGACTCGGACGGTCAGTACGACCACGTTGCTCCGGCCATCAAGAGTGCGTCGTTCTCGGCGGCCGATGCGGCGAACGGCACCGGCAACTGCGGCGTCCCCGGCACCGCTGAGCCGACCGGCCTCAGCGGCCAGCAGGTCGCCGGACGTTGCGGTCCCGGCTTCCGTATCCCCTTCCTGGTGATCTCGCCTTTCGCCCAGAAGAACCACGTCAGCCACACGCAGATCACGCAGGCTTCGGTGACCCAGTTCATCGAGGACAACTGGCTCAACGGTGAGCGTCTCGGTGGTGGCTCGTTCGACGCCACGACCGGTTCGATCATGGACATGTTCGACTTCACACAGAAAAAATCGGTGAAGCTGATCCTCGATCCGACCTCAGGCACCGTCGACAGCAAATCGAAGGTCAACAACTGA
- a CDS encoding phospholipase C — protein sequence MKLKSALLSSAALIAVAAAFTSTGSVAGDKLADQLAPVQDLINSVENNSKKSSGVDPNSLKTKTPIKHLVVIFNENISFDHYFGTYPNAMNVEGEPIFEPAKNTPRDINNIDTEALLFNNPNFTNVLNSPNQSNPFRLDRSQAVSGDQGHAYTPEQQAYDAGKMDLFPLNVGTGTKGGAGAFGTAALVMGYFDGNTVTAYWNYAQNYAMSDNSWSDDYGPSTPGALNMFGGNTNGAVVPAGLTASTIPDGQGGLTLINDTDPTGDTCSSKTSQVSINAPNIGDLLNAAKIPWGSFMGGFNLQLMNNNGTSGCGRTTTGLSGNTADYIPHHAWFQYYASTANPTHARPASLKEIGHDGPANHAYDLEDFTQAVGSGNYPAVSFIKLPAYQDGHGGYSNPLDEQTGVVNLINFLQEQEDWDSTAVIIAYDDSDGWYDHAFVAPIHGSFSAATTSVRTSTTPIDVDQLDGSGNCGTPGVTPKPLGVNGQAVDGRCGPGTRQPFLVISPYAKKNYVSHVLITQASIPQFIEDNWLNGKRLGKGSFDATTGSINDMFDFSQKKSTKLILDPMEGTVITKVTSKN from the coding sequence ATGAAACTGAAATCCGCTCTGCTGTCGTCGGCTGCGCTGATTGCAGTCGCCGCTGCTTTCACGTCCACCGGTTCGGTTGCCGGTGACAAACTTGCCGACCAGCTCGCGCCGGTCCAGGACCTGATCAATTCGGTCGAGAACAACTCAAAGAAGTCGTCGGGAGTCGATCCGAATTCGCTGAAGACCAAGACCCCGATCAAGCATCTCGTGGTCATTTTCAACGAGAACATTTCATTCGATCATTATTTCGGCACTTATCCGAATGCCATGAACGTCGAAGGTGAGCCGATTTTCGAGCCGGCCAAGAACACGCCGCGCGACATCAATAACATCGATACCGAGGCGCTGCTGTTCAACAACCCGAACTTCACGAACGTGCTCAACAGCCCGAACCAGTCGAACCCGTTCCGTCTGGATCGCTCGCAGGCTGTCAGCGGCGACCAGGGCCATGCGTACACGCCCGAGCAGCAAGCCTATGACGCCGGCAAGATGGACCTGTTCCCGCTGAACGTGGGTACCGGCACCAAGGGCGGCGCTGGCGCCTTCGGCACTGCGGCGCTCGTGATGGGCTATTTCGATGGCAACACCGTCACCGCCTACTGGAACTACGCCCAGAACTACGCGATGAGCGACAACTCCTGGTCCGACGACTATGGTCCGTCGACGCCCGGCGCGCTCAACATGTTTGGTGGCAATACCAACGGCGCTGTGGTCCCGGCGGGCTTGACTGCCAGCACCATTCCAGACGGCCAGGGCGGCTTGACGCTGATCAACGATACCGATCCCACTGGTGACACCTGCTCGAGCAAGACGTCGCAGGTCTCCATCAACGCTCCGAACATCGGCGATCTGCTCAACGCGGCCAAAATTCCGTGGGGCTCTTTCATGGGCGGTTTCAACCTGCAACTCATGAACAACAACGGCACCTCGGGCTGCGGGCGCACCACGACCGGCCTCAGCGGCAACACCGCCGACTACATCCCGCATCACGCCTGGTTCCAGTACTATGCGTCGACCGCCAACCCGACCCATGCCCGTCCCGCGTCTCTCAAGGAGATCGGACATGACGGCCCGGCCAATCATGCGTATGACCTGGAAGACTTCACCCAGGCGGTCGGCTCCGGCAATTACCCGGCGGTATCCTTCATCAAACTGCCGGCCTACCAGGACGGTCACGGCGGTTACTCCAATCCGCTCGATGAACAGACCGGTGTTGTCAACCTGATCAACTTCCTTCAAGAGCAGGAAGATTGGGATTCCACCGCGGTCATCATCGCCTATGACGACTCCGACGGCTGGTACGACCACGCGTTCGTCGCGCCGATCCATGGCTCGTTCTCTGCGGCTACGACGAGCGTCAGGACTTCGACGACCCCGATCGACGTCGATCAGCTGGACGGCTCTGGTAACTGCGGTACCCCGGGCGTCACGCCGAAGCCGCTCGGCGTCAACGGCCAGGCGGTGGATGGCCGCTGCGGTCCGGGCACCCGCCAGCCGTTCCTGGTGATTTCGCCCTACGCCAAGAAGAACTATGTCAGCCACGTGTTGATCACGCAGGCCTCGATCCCGCAATTCATCGAGGACAACTGGCTGAACGGCAAGCGTCTCGGCAAAGGCTCGTTCGATGCCACGACCGGTTCGATCAACGACATGTTCGACTTCTCGCAGAAGAAATCCACAAAGTTGATCCTCGATCCGATGGAAGGCACTGTGATCACCAAGGTCACGAGCAAGAACTGA
- a CDS encoding phospholipase C encodes MVNNKTSATSADSLRTKTPIKHLVVVFNENRSFDHYFGTYPNAINPEGEPLFEPAKNTPRDINNLLTSPALLDNNPNLNPANGTGAVNPFRLDRTQANTADQNHGYTAEQQAFDGGKLDLFPLRTGAATSGGAGAFGTKGQVMGFFDGNTVTALWNYAQNFAMSDNSWSDTFGPSTPGALEMFSGQTNGATFPVLPPVVPAGLPGAGGPVPTTEPALGNLLALAGAATFDGQSGLTLIGDIDPAGDTCSSTLIATRMTAKNIGDLLNAANIPWGSFVGGFNLQTINDNGSTGCKRSSISSVTGGSHGDYVPHHIWFQYFASTSNPTHARPTSTKAIGYTNVPGTKKVDPANHAYDLEDFFTAVGSGNYPAVSLVKMQSFQDDHPGNSNPLDAQAGLVNLINFLQEQPDWDSTAVILAYDDSDGWYDHAFIAPTTQGSFSIADALNGAGNCGTPGVTPEPNGLLGLPVAGRCGPGMRQPFMVISPYAKKNYVSHTFITQASIPQFIEDNWLKGERLGSGSFDATTGSIMDMFDFTQKPTRKLILDPTFGTVDSKTR; translated from the coding sequence GTGGTCAACAACAAGACCTCCGCGACATCAGCGGATTCCCTCAGGACCAAGACCCCGATCAAGCACCTCGTGGTCGTCTTCAACGAGAACCGCTCGTTTGATCACTATTTCGGTACCTATCCGAATGCCATCAACCCGGAAGGGGAGCCGCTCTTCGAGCCCGCCAAGAACACGCCTCGCGATATCAACAATCTTCTGACCAGCCCGGCGCTGCTCGACAACAATCCCAACCTGAACCCGGCCAACGGCACCGGCGCCGTCAACCCGTTCCGCCTCGATCGCACGCAGGCCAACACCGCTGACCAGAACCATGGCTATACGGCCGAGCAGCAGGCCTTCGACGGCGGCAAACTAGACCTTTTCCCGCTCCGCACCGGTGCGGCAACCTCGGGCGGTGCCGGCGCCTTCGGCACCAAAGGCCAGGTGATGGGTTTCTTTGACGGCAACACCGTCACGGCGCTCTGGAACTACGCGCAGAATTTCGCCATGAGCGACAACTCCTGGAGCGATACTTTCGGTCCGTCGACCCCCGGCGCGCTCGAAATGTTCTCAGGGCAAACCAACGGCGCGACGTTCCCGGTCCTTCCTCCGGTCGTTCCCGCCGGATTGCCCGGCGCGGGTGGTCCCGTACCGACTACGGAGCCCGCGCTGGGCAACCTGCTGGCATTGGCCGGAGCCGCGACCTTTGATGGCCAGAGCGGCCTGACGTTGATAGGCGATATCGATCCGGCCGGCGACACCTGTTCGAGCACGTTGATCGCGACCCGGATGACAGCTAAGAACATCGGCGATCTCCTCAACGCCGCCAATATCCCCTGGGGATCGTTCGTCGGTGGCTTCAACCTGCAAACCATCAACGACAACGGCTCTACCGGCTGCAAGCGCAGCAGCATTTCGTCCGTCACGGGCGGTTCGCACGGCGATTATGTGCCGCATCACATCTGGTTCCAGTACTTCGCATCGACGTCCAATCCCACGCATGCGCGTCCGACGTCGACCAAGGCGATCGGCTACACCAACGTGCCGGGCACCAAGAAGGTCGATCCCGCCAACCATGCCTACGACCTCGAGGACTTCTTTACCGCCGTGGGCTCCGGCAACTACCCGGCGGTTTCGCTCGTCAAGATGCAATCGTTCCAGGACGATCACCCCGGCAACTCCAATCCGCTCGATGCCCAGGCGGGCCTGGTCAATCTGATCAACTTCCTTCAGGAGCAGCCGGACTGGGACTCCACCGCCGTGATCCTGGCCTATGACGACTCCGACGGCTGGTACGACCACGCCTTCATCGCGCCGACGACGCAGGGTTCATTCTCGATTGCCGATGCATTGAACGGCGCCGGCAACTGCGGCACCCCCGGCGTCACGCCTGAACCCAACGGTCTGCTCGGACTGCCGGTGGCGGGACGTTGCGGCCCGGGCATGCGCCAGCCGTTCATGGTGATCTCGCCCTACGCCAAGAAGAACTATGTCAGCCACACCTTCATCACGCAGGCCTCGATCCCGCAATTCATCGAGGACAACTGGCTGAAAGGTGAGCGTCTCGGCAGTGGCTCTTTCGACGCCACCACCGGTTCGATCATGGACATGTTCGACTTCACCCAGAAGCCGACCCGCAAGCTGATCCTCGACCCGACTTTCGGCACGGTGGACAGCAAGACCAGGTGA
- a CDS encoding cytochrome-c peroxidase — protein sequence MSRLKMHHRTIVWSLGVGLLAGAVFAAEPQTQPGENPNPVRLIRRQAQPLSAMARLGRDIFFDTNLSSSGKLACASCHSPDHAYGPPTDAPVMLGGPDLKLQGMRAVPSLTYLEKQPEFSIGPDDPMNENVDLAQLAEAGKTADRAQKNATSTAQTANIVPQGGLFWDGRADTLQIQANGPMLDPREMDGGSVEIIAEKLRNAPYAKKFAALFGERIFKDTKLLVAEATFAVGRYQFEEPSFHPYDSKYDYWLEGKARLTEAELRGLKLFNDPEKANCAGCHTSQPSRDGYPPAFTDTQYEALAAPRNLALSDTKDANFFDLGVCGPVRKDIADQTQFCGMFKTPTLRNTAVRKVFFHNGVFHTLQEVMDFYNFRDTNPEKVYPLSADGKVQKYNDIPAQFHANVDVADPPFDRKLGGTPAMTAQDEADIIAFLQTLNDGYKPAP from the coding sequence GTGAGCCGATTGAAAATGCACCATCGCACCATTGTGTGGTCCCTCGGCGTCGGCCTTCTGGCCGGCGCCGTCTTCGCTGCCGAGCCACAAACGCAGCCCGGCGAAAATCCAAATCCGGTTCGCCTCATCCGCCGCCAGGCCCAGCCGCTTTCCGCGATGGCGCGTCTGGGCCGCGACATCTTTTTCGACACCAACCTGTCGTCGTCGGGCAAGCTCGCTTGCGCGTCCTGTCACAGCCCGGACCATGCCTATGGTCCGCCGACCGACGCTCCCGTGATGCTGGGTGGTCCGGACCTGAAGCTGCAAGGCATGCGCGCGGTGCCGTCGCTGACCTATCTCGAGAAGCAGCCTGAATTCAGCATCGGTCCCGACGATCCGATGAACGAAAACGTCGATCTGGCGCAGCTCGCCGAAGCCGGCAAGACCGCCGACCGCGCCCAGAAGAACGCGACCAGCACCGCGCAAACCGCCAACATCGTGCCGCAGGGCGGCCTGTTCTGGGACGGCCGCGCCGATACACTTCAGATCCAGGCCAACGGCCCCATGCTCGATCCGCGGGAAATGGACGGCGGCAGCGTCGAGATCATCGCCGAAAAACTGCGTAACGCGCCGTACGCGAAGAAGTTTGCGGCGTTGTTCGGCGAACGCATCTTCAAGGACACCAAGCTACTGGTCGCCGAGGCGACCTTTGCGGTTGGCCGCTATCAGTTCGAGGAGCCGAGCTTTCATCCCTACGACAGCAAGTACGACTACTGGCTGGAAGGCAAGGCCCGGCTGACCGAGGCCGAATTGCGCGGCCTCAAGCTGTTCAACGATCCGGAAAAGGCCAACTGCGCCGGCTGCCACACCTCGCAGCCAAGCCGCGACGGCTATCCGCCGGCCTTTACCGACACGCAGTATGAGGCGCTCGCCGCGCCGCGCAATCTTGCGCTGTCCGACACAAAGGACGCCAACTTCTTCGATCTCGGGGTTTGCGGGCCTGTGCGCAAGGATATTGCCGACCAGACCCAGTTCTGCGGCATGTTCAAGACGCCGACGTTGCGCAATACCGCGGTGCGCAAGGTGTTCTTCCACAACGGCGTGTTCCACACGCTGCAAGAGGTGATGGACTTCTATAACTTCCGCGACACCAATCCGGAGAAGGTTTATCCGCTCAGTGCCGACGGCAAGGTGCAGAAGTACAACGATATCCCCGCGCAATTTCACGCCAATGTCGACGTCGCCGATCCGCCGTTCGACCGCAAGCTCGGCGGAACGCCGGCAATGACGGCACAGGACGAGGCCGACATCATCGCGTTCCTGCAAACGCTGAACGACGGTTACAAGCCGGCGCCGTGA